In Sphingomonas profundi, the sequence GCCCAGGATGCACTTCAGCGTCACCGACTTGCCGGATCCGGACTGGCCGATGATCGCTACCGACTCACCGGGCTCGATCGCCAGGTTCACCCCGTCCAGCACGCGGTTGCCGCCGAACGTCTTGGCGACGTCGATCATCTCGATCTTGTTGCCGCTCATCCGAAGGCCATCACGGTGATGAGGAGGTTGGAAAGCAGGATCAGGATGAACGCGTTCACCACCGCGCTGCGGGTGGCGTCGCCAACGCCCGCCGCGCCGCCATCGGCGTTGAAGCCGTGGAAGCAGCCCATCAGCGCGATGAAGAAGCCGAACACGCCCGCCTTCACCAGCGCCATCGCCACGTCGTCCGCCTCGATGAACTTGCGCGACACGGTGAGATAGTTCGACGCGTTGAAATCCAGCTTGTGGACGGAGATCAGATACCCGCCGAAGATGCCGATGCAGTTGGCGATCAGCACCAATATGGGCAGCGCGATCACGGCGGCGAACAGGCGCGGGGCGATCAGGTAGCGATAGGGATCGGTGCGCAGGGTCGTCATCGCGTCCAGCTGCTCGGTCACGCGCATGGTGCCGAGTTCGGCCGCCATCGCGGAGGAGACGCGGCCCGCCACCATCAGGCCCACCAGCACCGGCCCAAGCTCCCGCACGATGCCCATCACCACGATGGCCGGCACGGTCGATTGCGCGTTGAAGCGCGATCCGGCGGTGAACGTCTGCTGCGCCAGCGCCGCGCCGGTGAAGATCGCCGTCAGCCCCACCACCGGCAGCGAGAACCATCCGATATGGGCGATCTGCTCGAACAGCTTGCCGGGGTAGTAAGGCGGGCTCAGCGCCCGGCGCACGGTGGTGAAGGCGAAGATCGTCACCCGCCCGATCGCGGCGAACACCCGCACCAGCACGCCGCCGATGCCGGCGAAGAAGGCGAACAGCGCCACTCCGATACGCGAACCTGTCATGTCCATCGGCGCAGATAGCGGGCGCCGCGCCCGGTCAGCAACTCATATTGCGCGCGGCCGGCCCGGCCGGCGGATCGTCCTGCCCGATCAGCGCGTCGGCAGATAGCTGTCGTCGGCCAGATCGGAGAAGCGGGTGAACTTGCTCTCGAACTTCAGTGTCACGGTGCCGGTGGCGCCGTGGCGCTGCTTGGCGATCACCACCTCTGCCAGCCCGTGCGCCTCGGCCATCTGGCGCTGCCAGTCCTCGAAGGCGGCGACGGTGGCCACGTCGTCGCCCGCATCGCGCGAGGCTTCCTTCGGCTTCTGGAAGTTGATGTAATATTCCTCGCGATAGACGAACATCACGATGTCGGCGTCCTGCTCGATCGATCCGGATTCGCGCAGGTCGGAGAGCTGGGGTCGCTTGTTCTCGCGGCTCTCCACCTGCCGGCTCAGCTGGGAAAGCGCGATCACCGGCACGTGCAGCTCCTTGGCCAGCTGCTTCAGGCCGCGGCTGATCTCCGATATCTCCTGCACGCGATTGCCGTCGGAGGCCTTGCCCGATCCCTGCAGCAGCTGGAGGTAATCGACCACCACCAGATCGATCCCGCGCTGCCGCTTCAGCCGCCGCGCGCGGGTGCGCAGCGCCGCGATCGTCAGGCCGGGCGTGTCGTCGATGTAGAGCG encodes:
- a CDS encoding MlaE family ABC transporter permease; this translates as MTGSRIGVALFAFFAGIGGVLVRVFAAIGRVTIFAFTTVRRALSPPYYPGKLFEQIAHIGWFSLPVVGLTAIFTGAALAQQTFTAGSRFNAQSTVPAIVVMGIVRELGPVLVGLMVAGRVSSAMAAELGTMRVTEQLDAMTTLRTDPYRYLIAPRLFAAVIALPILVLIANCIGIFGGYLISVHKLDFNASNYLTVSRKFIEADDVAMALVKAGVFGFFIALMGCFHGFNADGGAAGVGDATRSAVVNAFILILLSNLLITVMAFG